One part of the Deltaproteobacteria bacterium genome encodes these proteins:
- a CDS encoding homoserine dehydrogenase → MKKIQIGLLGLGTVGSGVWKILHERRALLRERAGVDLQIKKILVKHRNKKRTVSVPRRLLTDDISQILNDPEIQIVVEVMGGEGASLRAVLGAIRRGKHLITANKTLLANEGHKIFKEADRRQVSVGFEASVAGGIPIIKSIREGFVGNHIQEVYGIINGTSNYILSQMTERGASFEEVLREAQQKGYAERNPYKDISGEDAAEKLLLLISLCYGGWFSMKNIYVEGIHRITPFDIQSAGELGFVIKLLAIAKGEDSRVQARVHPVLVPKSHPLADVSGAFNAIFLKGDAIGPAMFYGRGAGMMPTASAVVSDIVDIAKSIDCCEARITPSLHSLAVESVDKSSNEYYFRFTVFDRPGVLGQIANCLGKNRISIASVHQREQVKGGKVPILVVTHKANEKDVQKAIHEIDRLSVVAGKTMMIRMERF, encoded by the coding sequence ATGAAAAAAATTCAGATCGGGTTGCTTGGGCTTGGAACGGTTGGTTCCGGTGTCTGGAAGATTCTCCATGAGCGAAGGGCCCTCTTGAGGGAGAGGGCTGGAGTCGATCTGCAGATCAAAAAGATCCTCGTGAAACACCGAAATAAAAAAAGGACTGTTTCTGTCCCGCGTCGGCTCCTCACGGATGACATCTCACAAATACTGAATGATCCTGAGATTCAGATTGTGGTTGAGGTGATGGGAGGGGAGGGGGCGTCTCTTCGTGCGGTGCTTGGAGCGATTCGTCGTGGAAAGCATCTGATTACAGCGAACAAGACGCTCTTGGCAAATGAAGGGCACAAAATATTTAAAGAGGCAGATCGAAGGCAGGTTTCTGTCGGTTTTGAGGCGTCCGTGGCGGGCGGCATACCGATTATCAAATCGATCCGTGAGGGGTTTGTTGGAAATCATATTCAGGAGGTCTATGGGATCATCAATGGGACCTCTAACTACATCCTTTCCCAGATGACGGAGCGAGGGGCCTCTTTTGAAGAGGTTCTCCGCGAGGCACAACAAAAAGGTTATGCGGAACGTAATCCTTATAAGGACATCTCCGGTGAAGATGCGGCCGAGAAACTGCTCCTGCTCATCTCCCTCTGTTATGGAGGCTGGTTCTCGATGAAAAATATTTATGTTGAGGGGATTCATCGGATCACGCCGTTTGATATCCAGTCGGCCGGCGAGCTTGGATTTGTCATTAAACTGCTCGCCATTGCCAAGGGGGAGGATAGCAGGGTGCAGGCGAGGGTTCATCCCGTTCTGGTTCCAAAATCCCACCCGCTTGCGGATGTCTCCGGGGCGTTTAATGCCATCTTTCTTAAAGGGGATGCGATCGGTCCGGCGATGTTTTATGGTCGTGGTGCCGGCATGATGCCGACCGCCTCGGCGGTTGTTTCAGACATTGTCGATATCGCCAAATCGATTGACTGTTGTGAAGCGAGAATTACACCGTCACTCCATTCCCTTGCCGTCGAATCGGTCGACAAGAGCTCTAACGAATACTATTTTCGCTTTACCGTTTTTGATCGTCCCGGTGTCCTGGGGCAGATTGCAAACTGTCTCGGTAAAAACAGGATCAGTATCGCCTCCGTTCATCAGAGGGAACAGGTGAAGGGAGGCAAGGTGCCAATCCTTGTGGTGACTCATAAGGCGAATGAGAAGGATGTTCAGAAGGCGATCCATGAAATTGACAGACTTTCGGTGGTTGCAGGGAAGACGATGATGATTCGAATGGAGAGGTTTTAG
- a CDS encoding aminotransferase class I/II-fold pyridoxal phosphate-dependent enzyme codes for MEFERIKQLPPYILGVVTQMMIEARHKGEDIINLGMGNPDLPTPKHIVEKLKEASDKPKNHRYSVSRGIPKLRMAIAKWYQRKFGVTIDPDSEAIATIGAKEGISHLLLAISSPGDEVLVPDPCYPIHRWAPVIAGATIRPYSVEGDTLKNIELALQAGDSSAVKGLILSYPSNPTTQVVDLPFFEKVIALARQHKIWVIHDLAYADLVFDGYEPPSILQVAGAKECAVEIYSLSKGYSMPGWRVGFVVGNKEMVYALTRMKSYLDYGMFGPIQIAATVALDGPERCVKETVEVYRRRRDILCDGLTRIGWSLEKPKATMFVWGKIPERFIKQGSLEFAKQLLQKGRVAVSPGLGFGERGEGYVRFALVENEKRIRQAVQGIKTVLTG; via the coding sequence ATGGAATTTGAACGAATCAAACAACTTCCCCCTTACATTTTGGGTGTTGTGACCCAGATGATGATCGAGGCGCGACATAAGGGGGAGGATATCATCAATCTCGGCATGGGAAATCCGGACCTCCCGACCCCCAAACATATCGTCGAGAAGCTCAAGGAGGCATCGGACAAACCGAAGAATCATCGCTACTCGGTCTCACGTGGGATCCCCAAACTCCGGATGGCGATTGCCAAGTGGTATCAGCGCAAATTTGGTGTAACAATCGACCCCGATTCCGAGGCGATCGCAACGATTGGTGCGAAGGAGGGGATTTCGCATTTATTGTTGGCGATCAGTTCGCCGGGAGATGAGGTCCTTGTCCCCGATCCCTGCTACCCGATACACCGATGGGCACCGGTCATTGCGGGGGCGACGATCAGACCCTATTCGGTTGAGGGAGATACGTTAAAAAACATTGAATTGGCTTTACAGGCAGGTGACTCGTCTGCGGTAAAAGGTCTCATTCTCTCCTATCCTTCAAATCCAACCACCCAAGTAGTCGATCTCCCTTTTTTCGAAAAAGTGATTGCGCTGGCAAGGCAACACAAAATCTGGGTCATTCATGATCTGGCGTATGCCGACCTCGTGTTTGACGGTTATGAGCCTCCTTCGATTCTGCAGGTGGCTGGGGCGAAGGAATGCGCGGTCGAGATTTATTCCCTCTCCAAGGGGTACAGCATGCCGGGCTGGCGTGTCGGATTTGTGGTGGGAAACAAGGAAATGGTGTATGCGTTAACTCGAATGAAGAGCTATCTGGATTATGGGATGTTTGGTCCAATCCAGATTGCGGCAACCGTCGCGCTTGATGGGCCGGAGCGTTGTGTGAAGGAGACCGTGGAGGTCTATCGTCGTCGCCGTGATATTCTTTGCGATGGATTGACACGGATCGGTTGGTCACTTGAGAAACCGAAGGCAACAATGTTTGTCTGGGGAAAGATACCGGAGCGATTTATCAAACAAGGGTCCCTTGAATTTGCAAAACAACTTTTACAAAAAGGAAGAGTTGCTGTTTCCCCCGGTTTGGGATTTGGTGAACGGGGTGAGGGATATGTCCGCTTTGCCCTCGTAGAGAATGAAAAGAGGATCCGCCAGGCGGTCCAGGGGATTAAAACGGTTTTGACGGGGTAG
- the lipA gene encoding lipoyl synthase yields MELPSHQSHTGRRRRSRLPSWLIQKMGEPLVVHQMKKNLRGLGLHTVCEEARCPNLGECWSRGTATLMILGEVCTRHCGFCSVEAGKVGMVDPGEPENAAAMVKRLGLSHVVITMVARDDLPDGGAAHLSLVIREIRSFNPKTKIETLTSDFDGNWEALERVVEARPDVFNHNIETVESLTPRVRHRATYNRSLDLLSRVKQQDLAMRTKSGLMLGFGEKEKEVLQTLNDLRAVGCELLTIGQYLQPTSKNLPVVEFVRPEVFEEWKRVAEGIGFRSVASGPFVRSSYHAEELVGCR; encoded by the coding sequence ATGGAACTTCCAAGTCATCAATCTCACACGGGACGAAGGCGTCGATCCCGACTCCCTTCCTGGCTTATTCAAAAAATGGGGGAGCCGCTTGTTGTTCACCAGATGAAAAAAAATTTAAGGGGGTTAGGACTCCACACGGTTTGTGAGGAGGCGCGGTGTCCCAATCTCGGGGAGTGTTGGTCGCGCGGGACTGCCACCTTGATGATTTTGGGAGAGGTTTGCACACGGCATTGCGGTTTCTGTTCGGTGGAGGCCGGGAAGGTCGGGATGGTTGACCCTGGCGAGCCGGAGAATGCCGCGGCGATGGTTAAGCGGCTTGGTTTAAGTCATGTCGTAATTACCATGGTGGCGCGGGATGATCTCCCCGACGGAGGGGCAGCGCATTTGAGCCTCGTGATTCGGGAGATTCGATCGTTCAATCCGAAGACAAAAATTGAGACCTTGACCTCCGATTTTGACGGGAATTGGGAGGCACTGGAACGTGTTGTGGAGGCAAGACCGGATGTTTTCAATCACAACATTGAAACCGTAGAGAGTTTGACGCCTCGTGTGAGGCATCGTGCTACTTACAATCGTTCCCTTGATCTTTTAAGTCGGGTTAAGCAGCAGGATCTGGCGATGAGAACGAAATCGGGTCTCATGTTGGGGTTTGGTGAGAAAGAGAAAGAGGTCCTGCAAACCTTGAACGATTTAAGGGCTGTTGGTTGTGAACTGCTCACAATCGGCCAATATCTCCAACCGACCTCGAAAAATCTCCCGGTCGTGGAGTTTGTGAGGCCGGAGGTTTTTGAGGAGTGGAAGAGGGTCGCTGAGGGGATCGGATTTCGGTCAGTCGCCTCAGGGCCTTTTGTGAGAAGTTCGTATCACGCCGAGGAATTGGTGGGATGTCGATAA